From the Apus apus isolate bApuApu2 chromosome 4, bApuApu2.pri.cur, whole genome shotgun sequence genome, one window contains:
- the PHYHIPL gene encoding phytanoyl-CoA hydroxylase-interacting protein-like isoform X1: MEAPRLAHTMSSPTSPCEEVIKNLSLEAIQLCDRDGNKSQDSGIAEMEELPVPHNIKISNITCDSFKISWEMDSKSKDRITHYFIDLNKKENKNSNKFKHKDVPTKLVAKAVPLPMTVRGHWFLSPRTEYTVAVQTASKQVDGDYVVSEWSEIIEFCTADYSKVHLAQLLEKAEVIAGRMLKLSVFYRNQHKEYFDYIREHHGNAMQPSVKDNSGSHGSPISGKLEGIFFSCNTEFNTGKPPQDSPYGRYRFEVAAEKLFNPNTNLYFGDFYCMYTAYHYVILVIAPVGSPGDEFCKQRLPQLNIKDNKFLTCDEEDGVMVYHHAQDVILEVIYTDPVDLSLGTVAEITGHQLMSLSTANAKKDPSCKTCNISVGR; encoded by the exons ATGGAGGCTCCGCGCCTGGCGCACACCATGAGCAGCCCCACGAGCCCCTGCGAGGAGGTGATCAAGAACCTGAGCCTGGAGGCGATTCAGCTTTGCGACAGGGACG GGAACAAATCACAAGATAGTGGGATTGCAGAGATGGAGGAACTTCCAGTCCCACACAACATCAAAATAAGTAACATCACGTGTGATTCCTTCAAGATTTCTTGGGAAATGGATTCTAAATCCAAGGACCGCATTACTCACTACTTCATCGATCtcaacaagaaagaaaacaagaattcCAACAAATTTAAACACAag GATGTACCCACTAAGCTGGTGGCCAAAGCTGTTCCTCTGCCTATGACAGTGCGTGGGCACTGGTTCTTGAGCCCGAGGACAGAATACACAGTAGCTGTGCAGACAGCCTCAAAGCAAGTGGACGGTGATTATGTTGTTTCTGAGTGGAGCGAAATCATCGAGTTTTGCACAGCAG attaTTCAAAAGTTCACCTAGCACAGCTACTGGAAAAAGCTGAAGTGATTGCAGGCCGTATGCTTAAACTGTCTGTTTTTTATCGGAATCAGCACAAAGAATACTTTGATTATATCAG AGAGCATCATGGGAATGCTATGCAGCCCTCTGTTAAGGATAACAGTGGCAGCCATGGCTCTCCAATCAGTGGGAAGCTGGAAGGCATCTTCTTTAGCTGCAACACCGAGTTTAACACTGGGAAGCCACCCCAAGATTCACCTTACGGAAGATACAGGTTTGAGGTTGCAGCTGAAAAACTCTTCAACCCAAATACTAACTTGTACTTTGGAGACTTCTACTGCATGTACACAGCCTACCACTACGTCATCCTCGTGATCGCCCCCGTTGGATCCCCAGGAGACGAGTTCTGTAAGCAGCGCCTTCCCCAGCTAAACATAAAAGATAATAAGTTTCTGACCTGCGATGAAGAAGACGGTGTCATGGTTTACCATCATGCCCAGGATGTTATTTTGGAAGTAATTTACACTGATCCTGTGGATCTCTCCCTCGGCACAGTTGCAGAGATTACTGGTCACCAACTAATGAGCTTGTCTACTGCAAATGCAAAGAAAGATCCCAGCTGCAAGACCTGCAACATCAGTGTTGGACGTTGA
- the PHYHIPL gene encoding phytanoyl-CoA hydroxylase-interacting protein-like isoform X2 codes for MEELPVPHNIKISNITCDSFKISWEMDSKSKDRITHYFIDLNKKENKNSNKFKHKDVPTKLVAKAVPLPMTVRGHWFLSPRTEYTVAVQTASKQVDGDYVVSEWSEIIEFCTADYSKVHLAQLLEKAEVIAGRMLKLSVFYRNQHKEYFDYIREHHGNAMQPSVKDNSGSHGSPISGKLEGIFFSCNTEFNTGKPPQDSPYGRYRFEVAAEKLFNPNTNLYFGDFYCMYTAYHYVILVIAPVGSPGDEFCKQRLPQLNIKDNKFLTCDEEDGVMVYHHAQDVILEVIYTDPVDLSLGTVAEITGHQLMSLSTANAKKDPSCKTCNISVGR; via the exons ATGGAGGAACTTCCAGTCCCACACAACATCAAAATAAGTAACATCACGTGTGATTCCTTCAAGATTTCTTGGGAAATGGATTCTAAATCCAAGGACCGCATTACTCACTACTTCATCGATCtcaacaagaaagaaaacaagaattcCAACAAATTTAAACACAag GATGTACCCACTAAGCTGGTGGCCAAAGCTGTTCCTCTGCCTATGACAGTGCGTGGGCACTGGTTCTTGAGCCCGAGGACAGAATACACAGTAGCTGTGCAGACAGCCTCAAAGCAAGTGGACGGTGATTATGTTGTTTCTGAGTGGAGCGAAATCATCGAGTTTTGCACAGCAG attaTTCAAAAGTTCACCTAGCACAGCTACTGGAAAAAGCTGAAGTGATTGCAGGCCGTATGCTTAAACTGTCTGTTTTTTATCGGAATCAGCACAAAGAATACTTTGATTATATCAG AGAGCATCATGGGAATGCTATGCAGCCCTCTGTTAAGGATAACAGTGGCAGCCATGGCTCTCCAATCAGTGGGAAGCTGGAAGGCATCTTCTTTAGCTGCAACACCGAGTTTAACACTGGGAAGCCACCCCAAGATTCACCTTACGGAAGATACAGGTTTGAGGTTGCAGCTGAAAAACTCTTCAACCCAAATACTAACTTGTACTTTGGAGACTTCTACTGCATGTACACAGCCTACCACTACGTCATCCTCGTGATCGCCCCCGTTGGATCCCCAGGAGACGAGTTCTGTAAGCAGCGCCTTCCCCAGCTAAACATAAAAGATAATAAGTTTCTGACCTGCGATGAAGAAGACGGTGTCATGGTTTACCATCATGCCCAGGATGTTATTTTGGAAGTAATTTACACTGATCCTGTGGATCTCTCCCTCGGCACAGTTGCAGAGATTACTGGTCACCAACTAATGAGCTTGTCTACTGCAAATGCAAAGAAAGATCCCAGCTGCAAGACCTGCAACATCAGTGTTGGACGTTGA